The genomic segment AGGGGAATGCAGTCAGCAGCAAGCTTGCCGCCAATGTCCACCGCTCGTCCGCGAGGGGCTCAGCCAGGATCGAGTGTCAACGTAGATCAGACGGTGCGCCGGCCGGCTGAGCATAGCAAGAGCGGCCCTGTTCTCTCCCTGACGAATGTCCGCTTCGGGGGTGGGTTGCGGACTGTCGGCTTTTGGAGGATTGGCTGTAAGAAGCAGACTTGGTTATAGCAGGTCCAACAGCTTTCCTTCGAGGTGGTCCGATGCTTTCTGTGCTTCCACTGCGCGAGCAGACCAATCATCTACTGCCTTGCCCAAGTAGGCTTCCGCCGCGACACCTAGAGTCTCGCCGATTTCAATCGGCACGAGTGGGGCCACCCAGCTAACGGCCGCGTCCTTACTGACGAACTCCCCAGTTGCAGCAGTCCGCCACATCCGAGCCAGCGTGAGCAGGACGTTTCGTTCATCGCCCTGTAAACCGCTTACCAAAGAGGGAATGGCGTCCCGCATCGCTCCGCGAACGTGTTGGGCTGGAATTGGAGTTAGGACGTCTGACAGTTCGGGGCCTTTTATCGCCACGGACTCTAGCCGAGCCTGAGCGAGCATCAGGGTCACACCAGGATCCAAAAATGGCTCAGGAACGAGTCCCCGCTCGAAGTCAGCGCGCAACCACTCCCCGTATAGAAACTCGCATCGCCCCGGATAGCTCGGCTCCGCAAGCTCAGACTTGAGGACAACGGAGAGCTCAAGGCACCGTGGTTCACCGGGCAGGTTTGGGTAGCGGCCCGATGTCCGGAGCAACGATGCCGCGAGACTTAGCCGTGTTTCAGCAAACATTGGACGTTCGACGACGACCAAAAGGTCGATGTCGCTTAATGGCTTCAATGCGCCCGAGGCACCTGATCCATATAGATAGACACCAACCAGGTCTTGTCCAAAGATTTGAGACGCGATCGAACTCACGGTCTCCGCTTCTTTGAGCATTTGAAAGGTCCAGTTCTGGCGTTCAGGCAGGGTAGACGTTCCCTAAGCTGACCGCTTGGCCGCTGAAGATCAACGTCCGCTTGCGGCGGAGTTCGGAGTGGTAGGGAATGGCCGAAATGGGGTCGAAACCGGTCATCGGAGATCGGCGCGCAGTAGACCAATGTGGAGATGTTGCGACCTGAACGCCGCCAGGCTGCGGAACTGACCAAGCACCTCAAACGGTCCGACCTGCAACTATCTAGCCCGCTGGCAGCGACTTTCCGCGCCCAACTCCCATTCCGCCCATACCCCCTCCCACGATCTTGACGCCATCGCCCTTTTCCAGCAAAAGAAGCGCGTCGCGGGTGTAGCTCAATGGTAGAGCAGCAGCTTCCCAAGCTGAATACGAGGGTTCGATTCCCTTCACCCGCTCCATCTCTTCTTTCCCAAGCGCATGCAAAAAGGGCGGCTGCCGTAGCAACCGCCCCTTGAAGGCTTATTCGGAGATGTGGGTCGGATCGACCTTCACCTGCGCCTTGGGCCGGCGCAGCAGGAAGATGATCGGGATCGACGCCAGCGTGATCCAGAGCATCAGCTGGAAGTCGTCGAGATAGGCCAGCATCGCCGATTGCTGGCTGACCAGGCTGTTGAGGATCGACTTCATCAGCCCCGGCGTGCTCGGCACGCTCAGCAGGTCCCGCACCGGCTGGGAGTTGAGCGAGATGCGCTCGGCCAGCTCGGCATGGTTCACCTGGTTCATCTGCGCCAGCACCGTGGTCACCACCGAGATGCCCACGCCCGAGCCCACGTTGCGCACCAGCGAGAACATCGAGGTGGCGTCCAGCCGGTGTTCCGGCTTGGTGGTCACGAATGTCAGCGTCGTCAGCGGCACGAACACCAGGCCCATGCCCACGCCCTGCAGCACGCCGCTCCAGATGATGGGGCCGGTGCCCATGGAGATGTCGAAGCCCGTCATCCAGTAGAGCGAGCCGGCCATCAGCAGCGTGCCCGAGAGCACGAGCAGGCGCGGATCGACCCGCGACACCAGCCGGCCCACCAGGATCATCGAGAACATGGTGCCGAAGCCGCGCGGCGCCATGATCAGGCCCGTGTCGATCACCGGATAGCCCATCAGGTTCTGCAGCAGCGGGGGCAGCAGCGCCAGGCCCGAGAACAGCGTGATGCCCACGATGAAGATGAAGACCAGCCCCATCGAGAAGTTGCGGTCCTTGAACATCGCCAGGTCGATGAACGGCTTTTCGGCCGTGGCGCAGTGGACGATGAACACCCACACGCCCGAGATGGCCAGGCCCACATAGATCCAGGTCTCGATCGAGTTGAACCAGTCCACCTGCTGCCCGCGGTCGAGCAGGAGCTGGAGCGCGCCTACCGCGATGCCCAGCATGGCGAAGCCGAAGAAGTCGAACGGGCGGTCCTTGGTGTCGCTCTTGGGCATGAACACGATCATGGCCAGGGCGGCGACGATGCCGACCGGCAGGTTCACCAGGAACACGGCGCGCCAGTTGAAGCTCTCCGTCAGCCACCCGCCCAGGGTCGGCCCGATGATCGGCCCCACCATGATGCCGGCGCCATAGATGGCCATGGCCTGCCCGAGCTTTTCGCGCGGGTTGATGTCGAGCATGATCGATTGCGCCAGCGGCGCGATCACGGCGCCGCAGATACCCTGCATCACGCGGAACGCCACCATCTGCGGCAGGCTGGTCGCCACCCCGCAGAGTAGCGAGGCCACCGTGAAGCCCACGATGGCGATGATCATCACGTTCTTGCGCCCCAGCCGGTCCGAGAACCAGCCGGTGAGCGGCGTGGCGATCGCCGCCGCCACGATATAGGAGGTGAGGACCCAGTTGATCTCGTCCTGGGCCGCATTGAGGCTGGCCGCCATGTGCGGCAGGGCGACATTGGCGATGGTGGTGTCGAGCACCTGCATGACCGTCGCGAGCATGATCGCGACGGTGAGCATGGCCTTGTTCCGGACGACGAGCGTCGGGGGGCTCAAGTGCTCGGGTGCTGCCGGAGCGCGTGCCATTTTAGAGCATCTTGTCCAGGGTTGACTTGCCGGTATCCACGGCCACTACCGCGCTCATGCCGGTGCGCAGCACGTCGGCCGAATCCTCGTCCACGCGGATCTTGACCGGGATGCGCTGCACCACCTTGATCCAGTTGCCCGTGGCGTTCTGGGCCGGGATCAGCGCAAATTCGGCGCCGGTGGCGGCCCCGATGCTGTCCACGTGGCCCTTGAGCTTGAGGCCCGGATAGGCGTCCACCGTGATCTCGGCCGGCTGTCCGGCGATGAGGTCGGCGAGCTGGGTTTCCTTGAAATTGGCCTGGACCCACGTGTCGCCGGTCTCGACCAGGCTGGCGATGGTGGTGCCGGCGCCCACGAACTGGCCGACATTGAGGCTGGCCACCTGGCTCACGATGCCGTTGGCCGGCGCCACGACCGTGGTCTTGGCGAGGTTGCGCTCGGCATTTTCCTTGGCGGCGAGCGCGGTGCGCACGGCCGGGTGGTCTTCGGTCTTGATTTCCGGATCGCCCCCGAGCGCTGCGGTGGCATTGGCCACTTCCTGCTGGGCCAGGGTCACCGCCGACTGCGCCGTCTGGAAGGCGAGGGTGGTGTCATCGACCGTTGCGGCGGTCGAAACGCCCTTGCCGGCCAGGCTGCTCTGGCGGTCCAGTTCGCGCTGGCGGATCTCGAGGGTTGCCTGGGCCGAGGCGAGCTTGGCCTGCGCCGTGCCATAGGCGACGCGCAGCTGCTCGACATTGACGCGGGCCGAGGCCAGGGCCGCATTGGCCTGGTCGAGCGCGATCTGGAAGGGTTCGGGATCGAGCTTGAAGAGCGTGTCGCCCGCCTTGACCGCCTGGTTTTCGTGCACCGACACCGAAACGACGCGGCCCGCGATATCGGGCGAGATCGACACCTTGGACTGCTGCACATAGGCATTGTCCGTGTCGATGTAGCGGCCGCCGGTCAGGTAGAAATAGCCACCGCCGACCGCCAGGATCACCGGCAGGCCGAACATGAGCAGATACCGGCGGCCCTTGTTCTTGGGCTTGGCCGGCGGGGCAGCGGGAGTAGCGGCAGGGGCAGCGGTCGCGGCGGCGGCCTGTGCGGGATTGGTCACCGGTTCGGCTTCGCCGGGCTTGGGCGTTTCAACACGGGCGTTCATTATTGCATTTCCTTCACAGGCACGGGCTGGGAGTTCAGGTTTTCGCGGATCCGGCTCAGGGTCCGGATGGTCGCTTCAATGTCTTGGTCGCTTATGCCGGCCATGGCGCGGTCGCGGATGGGGCCGGCAAGCTCTTTCATCTGTTCGACCAGGGCGCGGCCCTCGGGCGTGAGGCGGATGAGCTTGGCGCGATTGTCGTCCGGGTCGGGCACGCGCTCGACCAGGTTCTTTGCTTCCATGCGGTCAATGATGCCGCTCAGGGTCATGGGATCGGCCTCGACCAGTCCGGCCAGCGTCACCTGCGAAAGGCTGTCGCTGTGGGCCAGCTGCGCCAGCGCCCGCCATTGCGGCAGGGTGAGCTGGTGGTTGCGGGCATGCTCGTCGAACCGGCGGCGCATGAGGCGCGCGACGTCGTGGAGCAGGTAACCCAACGGGGCGTAGGTGGACGTTCCGGGCATTTGCGAGGAGCCGATCTCTGATTAATAAGCGCACATATAATAAGTGCACTTACTAAATCAACGAACTTCGACGCATGGATGACGCCATTCCTATGCACTCAGTGCATTGGTTAACGCCCTCTTGAACACTGAAATGCCGTGAAATCAGCACCCTTCGGTGCCGCTGGATGGGCTTTCCGGCTAGAGCGTGATCAGGTTGTGCCGGAAGGCCTTGACCACCGTCTGGACGCGGTTGACCGTCCCCAGCTTGCGCGCCGCGTTCTCGAAATGCTGGTCCACCGTGCGCTTGGTGAGCCCCAGGATGTCGGCGATATCGTCCGACGTCTTGCCCAGTGCCGCCCATCTGAGCGTTTCCTGCTCGCGCTCGGTCAGCCGCAGCGTCTGGGCCCTGGTCATGATGTCGTGACACAACTCGCCCACCCGCGCATGCAGCACGAGCCCGAGGATTTCCAGTTCCACCTTTTCCTTGGCGCCGAACTTGGAGCGCTCCCCCGCAAAGGTCACGCTGCCCCGCAGCCCCTCGAACCCGCGCACGGGCATGGTCATGCCATTGGGCATTCCGAACTCGGCGGCTTCCGAATAGATGCGCCTGACGATCGGTGTCTGGTCGCGCAGGGCCAGCGTTTCTTCCCAGATGAAGGGCGTCGTCGTGCGCAGGCAATATTGCGCCAGCGGATCGAGCAGGAAGTAGTCGCGTTCGGCGTAATGGGCCAGGAACTCGGTCGAGATATTGGAGAGCGGCACGAACTCGGTTGCCTCCATCCCGTCCTGCTTGACGTAGGCGACCGCGAATTTATCCACTTCGTGGCGTTGCGCGAACTTTTCGGCAATCTCCGAGATGACCTGAAGGCTGTTGCTCGATTGTATGGCCATCGCGGCGGCCATGACGCTCTCGTCCATAGGAACCCCCACTTATTCTTAAATTAACAAACGCCATCTGCTCCAAAGACGGCGAAGAAAAAAGTATTCCGGAACACTACCTATGAGAATGGGGAAAAATCCCATTTGCACTTTAAGCAAATTAGTGCTTGGGGGCGCTCTCCATTGCAAGTTGCGCATTCTGTCGTTCTACGCGGGTGCGTCCGTGCTCGGTTTTGGCCCAGAAGAACGGGCGCACAACCAGTTCATGGGCCGCGCGCAGCGTCGCCGCCGAATGCAGGATCCAGTAGATTGGCAGGGTCGGCACCAGCAGCAGGTGATGCCACCGGCCCAGGCGCGCCACCCCTGCGCTCATCAGGAACAGCGCCCCGCCATAGCCGGTCAGCAGCGCCGCCACGCTAACCGCCCCCCAGATGTCGAACTGCTCGCCGAACACCGGCGCGCCCATCGCCAGGCGCAGGCAGACGATGGCGAGGAACGCCGTATGCAGCAGCGCCGAGACGATGAGGCTCCCCACATAGATTTCGAAGGCGAGGAAACTGCGCCAGCCGGCATCGCGGATGAACGCCAGCGGATGGCGCGAGTGGACGATGAAGGTCTGCATCCAGCCCTTCATCCAGCGCGTGCGCTGCGCCATCCAGGCCCCGAGCGTGATCGGCGCCTCTTCGCCCGTGTGCGAGGCGAAGGTCGCCGCCCGGTAGCGCAGGCGTGAAAGGCGCACCCCGAGGTCCGCGTCCTCGGTGACGTTGAAAGCGTCCCATCCCCCCAGCTCGCGCAGCGCCCTGGTGCTGAAATGGTTGCTGGTCCCGCCCAGCGGCATTGGCAGCCGCCAGTGCGAGAGCGCCGGCATCATCAGGCCGAACTGGCCAGCATATTCGGCCGCGAACATGGCCGTCAGCCAGTTCTCGTCGGCGTTGTCCACCAGCAGTTCGGCCTGGAGGCAATCGATCTCCGGATGCGCGGCGAAAAGGCTCGCCGCCAGCCGCAATTGCCCCGGCTCGGGAATATCCTCGGCATCGAACACCACCACGTGCTCGCCCCGCACGAAGGGCAGGGCGTAGTTGATGGCCTTGGGCTTGGTGCGGGGGCGTTCGTCGGGCACGGCGACCAGCTCGAACCGCGGGTCGCCGAGTTCGCGCGTCACCGCCTCTATCGTCGCCGGGCTGCGCGCCTCGACCACGAATTTGACGTCGAGCTTTTCGGCCGGATAGTCGAGCGCCCGCATCGCGCGCACCAGCGAAGGCACCATCGAGGCCTCGTTGCGCAGGGGGATCAGCACCGAATAGACCGGCAGCTCCCCATCCGCCAGGCGTGTCGCTGTCTCCAGTGGCGGCGCCACCGCCCCGGGCAATCCTGCCGCCAGGCGCAGCACGCCGGGCACCACCAGCAGCAGCGCCGTCAGCGGAAAGAGCAGGGGGCGCAGCACGAAGGGCGCCGCCAGCACCATCACCAGGATCGCAAGCGTGGCGGCGAGGAACGCCAGTCGTGCCGTCAGCGTCACGTCGAGGTCCGCCGCCGATCCCGGCCACCGGCGCGCGAGGCGCTGGCGCGCTTCGTCCATCAGCGCTTCGGCATGGTGCCCCGCCAGCGCCGCGCGCAGCGCCGGGGGCGGGACGACGCACATCGTGTGCACCAGTTCCGGCTTGCGCCCCAGGCTCGCCCGCAGCGACACGAACTGCCCCGCGCTCGGCGCCGCCATCACGATCTCGCGGTCGAAGACCCGGGCGCGGCAGGTGCGCACTTCGGCCAGCGCATCGAGCCGGCTGGGTGTCTCCGCCACCAGCACCGATGCCGGGCATTCCGGCGAAAAGGCCAACCCCGCCCAGTGCGCGGCGCGCTCCCAGGTGAGACGTGTCCCCAGCCCGAAGCGCTGCGCGCAGAACTCGAGCGGGTCGACGCCGAGCGCCCGCGCTGCCGCGGCGATGCGCTCGCCCTGCTCGTGCGTCCTGCCGGTGACATGGGCCAGTAGTTCGGCCAGCTCTGCCATGCGTCGACCTCCAGGGCCCACTCTAGCCCAGGCCGGGGAGGCGCGAACTTGGCATAAGTCACAGGGTGCGGCCCGCCCGCTCTCGCCTTTCGGCGCGAATTGGGCGATAAGCCGTGCACTCTCGACGGCAACCGATAAAGTCCTAGGGCGCATGCGAATCCTGTCGATCCTCACCGCCGCCGTGCTGGCCCTCACCGTGTCGATGGCCTCAGGCCAGACGCTGCCCAATCATGCCGATCCCCAGGCGCGCGACATCGTCCCCAACCTTTCGGCCGTGCCGGCGATCCGCTTCCTCACCACCGCCGATTTCCCGCCCTTCAACTATCGCGACAAGAACGGCCAGCTGGTCGGCTTCAATATCGATCTGGCGCGCGGCATCTGCGCCGAACTCAACGTTGCCTGCACCATCCAGTCCTGGCCGTGGGATCAGGCCGCCAAGGCGCTGGCCGACAACCAGGGCGATGCGCTCATTGCCGGCTTGGCCCTGACGCCCGAGACCGGCGAGGAATTCGATTTCTCCTCGATCTACCTCATGCTGCCCGGACGGTTCGTGACCCCGCGCGCCGCCGCGACGAACTTCGAGCCGGCGACGCTTGCCGGCAAGAGCGTCGCCGTCCGCAAGGGATCGGCCCATGAGGAGTTCGTGAAGCGCTACCTCCCCACCGCCACCCCGGCCGAGTTCGACAGCGAGACGCTCGCGCTCGAGGCGGTGCGCGAGGGCAAGGCCGACGCGTTTTTCGGTGACGCGATGCGCGCCTCGTTCTGGCTCAACCAGAACGATGGCTGCTGCAGTTTCGCCGGCGAGCCCTACTTCCGGCCGGACCTGTTCGGGGAGGGGCTGGCCATCGCCCAGCCCGCAGGGCACGACGCCGTGCGCAGGGCCATCGATTACGCCCTGGTGCGCCTCAACCGCGACGGCAAGCTCGACGAGTACTACCTCAGGTGGTTCCCGGTCAGCTTCTACTGACCGTCTGTAACGATTTCGCGAGCGCAAACAGCCACAAAGAAGGCGCCGGGTTTTCCCCGGCGCCTGCCTGTGAATTGTGTGAATAACGGGGATATGCGCCCCGTCAGGCGGCCTTGACCAGCTTGCCGGCCAGGGCGTCGGCGATCAGCCGGCGCGTCTCGGCCACGCCGTAGAGCGCGATGAACGAGCCGAAGCGCGGCCCCTGGTCTGCGCCGAGCAGCACCTGGTAGATCGCGGTGAACCAGTCGCGCAGCGGCTCGAACTGATGGTTCTTGCCCACTTCGTAGACGAGGTTCTGCAATGCCTCGGCATCGGTCGAGCCTTCCATCGGCGCCAGTCCGTCGGCCAGGTCCTGGAGCGCGGCGCGCTCCTTGTCGGTCGGCTCGCGGAACACCTTGGTCGGCTTGACGAAGTCGTTGAAGTAGCGGACCGCATAGGTCGCCAGCTGGTCGAGCGCCGGATGCGTCTGGGGCGTCGCGCCCTCGACATAGCGCGAGATGAACCCCCAGAGCACCGACGGGTCCTCGGCATTGGCGGCGGACACCAGGTTCATCAGCAGCGAGAACGTCACCGGCATCTCGGCCGCCGGCGGGTGGCCGAAATGCACGTGATAGGCCGGGTTTTCCAGCCGCGCGGCCTCGTCCTGCTTCTGGTAGGACGACACGAACGCGAAATAGTCGTCCACCGCGCGCGGGATGACATCGAAATAGAGCCGCTTTGCCGTGCGCGGCTTCTGGAACATGAACAGCCCCAGGCTCTCCGGGGAGGCATAGGTCAGCCACTCGTCGATCGTCAGGCCGTTGCCCTTGGACTTGGAAATCTTCTGGCCCTGGTCGTCGAGGAAGAGCTCGTAGACGTAGTGCTCCGGCGCCTTCCCGCCCAGGATCTCGCAGATGCGGTCGTAGATCGGCGCATTGGTCTGGTGGTCCTTGCCGAACATCTCGAAGTCGACCCCGAGTGCGGCCCAGCGCATGCCGAAGTCCGGCTTCCACTGCAGCTTCACATGTCCGCCCGTCACCGGCACCGTGGTGTCGCGGCCGTCTTCGCCCACAAACGTCACCGTGCCCGCCTTGGCGTCCACTTCCTTCATCGGCACGTAGAGCACCCGCCCGCTGATCGGCGAGATCGGCAGGAAGATCGAATAGGTCTCCTGGCGCTCCGCGCCCAGCGTCGGCAGCATCACGCCCATGATGTCGTCATAGCGTTCGGCGGCGCGCAGCAGCACTTCGTCGAACTTGCCGGACTTGTAGTATTCGGTGGCGCTGGCGAATTCGTAGTTGAACCCGAACGTATCCAGGAACCGGCGCAGCATCGCATTGTTATGCTCGCCGAAGCTCGCATACTCGTTGGTCCAGGGATCGGGGACCGAGGTCAGCGGCATCTGCAGGTAAGGCTCGAGGAACGCGCGGCTCGGCACGTTCTCCGGGATCTTGCGCATCCCGTCCATGTCGTCCGAGAAGCACAGCAGCCGCGTCTTGATCTGGTCGCGCGTCAGCAGGCGGAAGGCCGTGCGCACCATGGTGGTGCGGGCCACTTCGCCGAACGTGCCGATATGGGGCAGGCCCGAGGGACCATAGCCGGTCTCGAACAGCACCTCCGTCTTCCCCGATTTCTCGATCCGCGCCACCAGTTTGCGCGCTTCCTCGAACGGCCAGGCACGGGCGTTCTGGGCAGCGTCGTACAACGCGGGGTCGAGTTCTGGGAGCGGGGCGGGCGGCAAGGTGGTGAACCTTCGTTGGTTTGTGCGAGAAGAAAGGTGTGTTGCACCAGACGCATCGTGGCGTCAATGCCGCGTCAGGCTGGCCGCCGCGCTTGTCATTTCCGTGGCGTCTTCTTAGTTATCGCCTCAACCCTCTTCTAGGAAAGCTCAAATGGCCCTCTCCACCCAAGACGCCCTGATCTATCTGATGATCGTTTCGGCCTGGTCCGATACCGCCATGAGCGAGGTGGAGCTGCAGCGCATCGAGGATCAGATCCTGCGTCTGCCGGTGTTCGCCGGCTTCGATACCGAGCGGCTCGAAGAGGTCGCCAATTCTTGCGTGGATACCCTGAACGGCCCGCAGGGGCTCGACGGCGTGCTCGATGCCGCCGTGGCCGCCATTCCGCACCGCCTCCAGGATACCGCCTATGCGCTGGCTGTCGAAATCGCCGCCTCCGACCTCAGGCTCGAACAGGAAGAGCTGCGCTATCTCGAAATGGTCCGCGACCGGCTCGAGATCGATCGCCTGACCACCGCCGCCATCGAGGCATCGGCCCGCGCCCGCTACCGCCGCGCCCACTGACGCCCGTTACTGGCTCGCCCACACGATCCGCGCCACCCATTCCACGTCTCCCATGTCGAGCGTGCGGTTGGGGTGGTCCGGGTTGACCGAGTGCAGTTCGAGCACCTTGGGCGTCTGGCGCTGGAGCAGCTTGACCATCACCTCGCCGTCCCGTGTGCGCACCACCACGCGGTCGCCGCGGCGCAGCTGCGCATTGGGCGAGACCACGATGATGTCTCCGTCCCGGTAGAGCGGCAGCATGGAATCCCCATGCACCTCGAGCGCATAGGCGCCTTCTTCCTGGGAGGGCAGGCGCACTTCGTCCCAGCCCTGTCCGGCCGGAAAGCCGGCGCTGTCGAAAAAGCCGCCCGCGCCCGCCTGCGCCAGCCCCAGTAGCGGCACCGAGCGCACCGGCACGAGGGCGCCCGCATCCGGTTGCAGGAAGGCGCCCGTCCCCGACAGGAACGTCTCGAAACCCTCTCCCGTCGCCTCCAGGATCTTGGAGATGCTTTCGGTCGAGGGCCAGCGCTCGCGCCCGTCCTTGCTCACGCGCTTGGACGGGTTGAACGCCGTCGGATCGAGCCCGGCAAGCTTGGCCAGCGCGGAAACG from the Youhaiella tibetensis genome contains:
- a CDS encoding aminoglycoside adenylyltransferase domain-containing protein; protein product: MLKEAETVSSIASQIFGQDLVGVYLYGSGASGALKPLSDIDLLVVVERPMFAETRLSLAASLLRTSGRYPNLPGEPRCLELSVVLKSELAEPSYPGRCEFLYGEWLRADFERGLVPEPFLDPGVTLMLAQARLESVAIKGPELSDVLTPIPAQHVRGAMRDAIPSLVSGLQGDERNVLLTLARMWRTAATGEFVSKDAAVSWVAPLVPIEIGETLGVAAEAYLGKAVDDWSARAVEAQKASDHLEGKLLDLL
- a CDS encoding MDR family MFS transporter, with protein sequence MARAPAAPEHLSPPTLVVRNKAMLTVAIMLATVMQVLDTTIANVALPHMAASLNAAQDEINWVLTSYIVAAAIATPLTGWFSDRLGRKNVMIIAIVGFTVASLLCGVATSLPQMVAFRVMQGICGAVIAPLAQSIMLDINPREKLGQAMAIYGAGIMVGPIIGPTLGGWLTESFNWRAVFLVNLPVGIVAALAMIVFMPKSDTKDRPFDFFGFAMLGIAVGALQLLLDRGQQVDWFNSIETWIYVGLAISGVWVFIVHCATAEKPFIDLAMFKDRNFSMGLVFIFIVGITLFSGLALLPPLLQNLMGYPVIDTGLIMAPRGFGTMFSMILVGRLVSRVDPRLLVLSGTLLMAGSLYWMTGFDISMGTGPIIWSGVLQGVGMGLVFVPLTTLTFVTTKPEHRLDATSMFSLVRNVGSGVGISVVTTVLAQMNQVNHAELAERISLNSQPVRDLLSVPSTPGLMKSILNSLVSQQSAMLAYLDDFQLMLWITLASIPIIFLLRRPKAQVKVDPTHISE
- a CDS encoding HlyD family secretion protein, producing MNARVETPKPGEAEPVTNPAQAAAATAAPAATPAAPPAKPKNKGRRYLLMFGLPVILAVGGGYFYLTGGRYIDTDNAYVQQSKVSISPDIAGRVVSVSVHENQAVKAGDTLFKLDPEPFQIALDQANAALASARVNVEQLRVAYGTAQAKLASAQATLEIRQRELDRQSSLAGKGVSTAATVDDTTLAFQTAQSAVTLAQQEVANATAALGGDPEIKTEDHPAVRTALAAKENAERNLAKTTVVAPANGIVSQVASLNVGQFVGAGTTIASLVETGDTWVQANFKETQLADLIAGQPAEITVDAYPGLKLKGHVDSIGAATGAEFALIPAQNATGNWIKVVQRIPVKIRVDEDSADVLRTGMSAVVAVDTGKSTLDKML
- a CDS encoding MarR family winged helix-turn-helix transcriptional regulator; this translates as MPGTSTYAPLGYLLHDVARLMRRRFDEHARNHQLTLPQWRALAQLAHSDSLSQVTLAGLVEADPMTLSGIIDRMEAKNLVERVPDPDDNRAKLIRLTPEGRALVEQMKELAGPIRDRAMAGISDQDIEATIRTLSRIRENLNSQPVPVKEMQ
- a CDS encoding LuxR family transcriptional regulator produces the protein MDESVMAAAMAIQSSNSLQVISEIAEKFAQRHEVDKFAVAYVKQDGMEATEFVPLSNISTEFLAHYAERDYFLLDPLAQYCLRTTTPFIWEETLALRDQTPIVRRIYSEAAEFGMPNGMTMPVRGFEGLRGSVTFAGERSKFGAKEKVELEILGLVLHARVGELCHDIMTRAQTLRLTEREQETLRWAALGKTSDDIADILGLTKRTVDQHFENAARKLGTVNRVQTVVKAFRHNLITL
- a CDS encoding glycosyltransferase, whose translation is MAELAELLAHVTGRTHEQGERIAAAARALGVDPLEFCAQRFGLGTRLTWERAAHWAGLAFSPECPASVLVAETPSRLDALAEVRTCRARVFDREIVMAAPSAGQFVSLRASLGRKPELVHTMCVVPPPALRAALAGHHAEALMDEARQRLARRWPGSAADLDVTLTARLAFLAATLAILVMVLAAPFVLRPLLFPLTALLLVVPGVLRLAAGLPGAVAPPLETATRLADGELPVYSVLIPLRNEASMVPSLVRAMRALDYPAEKLDVKFVVEARSPATIEAVTRELGDPRFELVAVPDERPRTKPKAINYALPFVRGEHVVVFDAEDIPEPGQLRLAASLFAAHPEIDCLQAELLVDNADENWLTAMFAAEYAGQFGLMMPALSHWRLPMPLGGTSNHFSTRALRELGGWDAFNVTEDADLGVRLSRLRYRAATFASHTGEEAPITLGAWMAQRTRWMKGWMQTFIVHSRHPLAFIRDAGWRSFLAFEIYVGSLIVSALLHTAFLAIVCLRLAMGAPVFGEQFDIWGAVSVAALLTGYGGALFLMSAGVARLGRWHHLLLVPTLPIYWILHSAATLRAAHELVVRPFFWAKTEHGRTRVERQNAQLAMESAPKH
- a CDS encoding transporter substrate-binding domain-containing protein, with amino-acid sequence MRILSILTAAVLALTVSMASGQTLPNHADPQARDIVPNLSAVPAIRFLTTADFPPFNYRDKNGQLVGFNIDLARGICAELNVACTIQSWPWDQAAKALADNQGDALIAGLALTPETGEEFDFSSIYLMLPGRFVTPRAAATNFEPATLAGKSVAVRKGSAHEEFVKRYLPTATPAEFDSETLALEAVREGKADAFFGDAMRASFWLNQNDGCCSFAGEPYFRPDLFGEGLAIAQPAGHDAVRRAIDYALVRLNRDGKLDEYYLRWFPVSFY
- a CDS encoding lysine--tRNA ligase; amino-acid sequence: MPPAPLPELDPALYDAAQNARAWPFEEARKLVARIEKSGKTEVLFETGYGPSGLPHIGTFGEVARTTMVRTAFRLLTRDQIKTRLLCFSDDMDGMRKIPENVPSRAFLEPYLQMPLTSVPDPWTNEYASFGEHNNAMLRRFLDTFGFNYEFASATEYYKSGKFDEVLLRAAERYDDIMGVMLPTLGAERQETYSIFLPISPISGRVLYVPMKEVDAKAGTVTFVGEDGRDTTVPVTGGHVKLQWKPDFGMRWAALGVDFEMFGKDHQTNAPIYDRICEILGGKAPEHYVYELFLDDQGQKISKSKGNGLTIDEWLTYASPESLGLFMFQKPRTAKRLYFDVIPRAVDDYFAFVSSYQKQDEAARLENPAYHVHFGHPPAAEMPVTFSLLMNLVSAANAEDPSVLWGFISRYVEGATPQTHPALDQLATYAVRYFNDFVKPTKVFREPTDKERAALQDLADGLAPMEGSTDAEALQNLVYEVGKNHQFEPLRDWFTAIYQVLLGADQGPRFGSFIALYGVAETRRLIADALAGKLVKAA
- a CDS encoding tellurite resistance TerB family protein, translated to MALSTQDALIYLMIVSAWSDTAMSEVELQRIEDQILRLPVFAGFDTERLEEVANSCVDTLNGPQGLDGVLDAAVAAIPHRLQDTAYALAVEIAASDLRLEQEELRYLEMVRDRLEIDRLTTAAIEASARARYRRAH
- a CDS encoding helix-turn-helix transcriptional regulator, which produces MLSHRAIWDGIDGVAKRHGLSVSALAKLAGLDPTAFNPSKRVSKDGRERWPSTESISKILEATGEGFETFLSGTGAFLQPDAGALVPVRSVPLLGLAQAGAGGFFDSAGFPAGQGWDEVRLPSQEEGAYALEVHGDSMLPLYRDGDIIVVSPNAQLRRGDRVVVRTRDGEVMVKLLQRQTPKVLELHSVNPDHPNRTLDMGDVEWVARIVWASQ